A genome region from Jeongeupia sp. HS-3 includes the following:
- a CDS encoding FAD/FMN-binding oxidoreductase → MAELTAAPPTLATERLREIPYNYTSFSDREIVIRLLGEDAWQTLEALRAERITGRSARMLFEVLGDIWAVKRNPYLEDDLLENPKRLKQLVEAMHHRLSEIDKRREGNDKVGLLAERARRAVDVFEHDFRDVASLRKKVLRRMGGLTRRDNICFDGLARVSHVTDATDWRVEYPFVVLSPDTEAEMAPLVAACIELGLTVIPRGGGTGYTGGAVPLTPMSAVINTEKLDRHNGVERMMIPGVDHEIATIQCGAGVVTRRVMEAAEVAGLAFAVDPTSADASCIGGNVAMNAGGKKAVLWGTALDNLVSWKMVDPDGNWKFIERLDHNLGKIHDAPQASFRVTTYKPDGKTVLNEDTLVIPGSRFRKEGLGKDVTDKFLAGLPGVQKEGTDGLITSARFVLHRMPAHVRTVCLEFFGEVSRAVPSIVEIKDYLDAHPKVLLAGLEHLDWRYVRAVGYASKAKSRGRPKMVLIADLVSDDENAVGEAASQVVKLANARSGEGFIAVSAEMRKKFWLDRARTAAISKHTNAFKINEDVVIPLPRLGEYSDAIERINIELSIDNKLELIDKLTDFFEQGILPVDFADSPLSRDALIGDRRAAALELISRARTHWTWIREHLDDAFEAYTSAFPTMPLERELEAGEAPQSVFIALRDVVLRVSYKRELLTDFEAMFSSRNDKPLLDAVIAIQQQVLKGRTWVALHMHAGDGNVHTNIPVNSDDYAMLQRAHHAVARIMAVARELNGVISGEHGIGITKYEFLTREELAPFEAYKQKIDPEGRFNKGKLLPGSDLTNAYTPSFSLLGAESLILEQSDIGNIADSIKDCLRCGKCKPVCTTHVPRANLLYSPRNKILATGLLTEAFLYEEQTRRGVSLKHFEELGDVADHCTVCHRCVNPCPVKIDFGDVSVAMRNFLRKEGQKKFNPGTALGMAFLTAKDPATIKLLRAGMIGIGYKAQRLGHTLAKRFGLLKGVTKQPPATLGTAPIKTQIIHFVNKPLPAKVPLRTARGMLDVEDSSIVPVIRDPESRQEDRESVFYFPGCGSERLFSQVGLATQAMLWHVGTTTVLPPGYLCCGYPQASSGYGDKGEKITTENRVLFHRVANTLNYLDIKTVIVSCGTCMDQLMKYQFEQIFPGCRLLDIHEYLLEKGVKLDGVSGERYMYHEPCHTPMKQYKGIDVANQLMGTRVDLNDRCCGESGTFAVARPDIATQVRFRKQEEMQQGADKLRAEVAVADAKQPVKVLTSCPSCLQGLQRYDNDTDTSADYIVVEMAKKILGQDWQAEYVAKARNGGIERVLL, encoded by the coding sequence ATGGCCGAGCTAACTGCAGCCCCTCCGACCCTTGCCACCGAACGCCTGCGCGAGATTCCGTACAACTACACCTCGTTCTCCGATCGCGAAATCGTGATCCGGCTGCTGGGTGAAGATGCATGGCAGACGCTCGAAGCCCTGCGCGCCGAGCGCATTACCGGCCGTTCGGCCCGCATGCTGTTCGAGGTGCTTGGTGACATCTGGGCGGTCAAGCGCAATCCTTACCTCGAAGACGATCTGCTGGAAAACCCCAAGCGTTTGAAGCAACTGGTCGAGGCGATGCACCACCGCCTGTCCGAAATCGACAAGCGCCGCGAAGGCAACGACAAGGTCGGCCTGCTGGCCGAACGCGCCCGCCGCGCCGTCGACGTGTTCGAGCACGATTTCCGCGATGTCGCCAGCCTGCGCAAGAAGGTGCTGCGGCGCATGGGCGGGCTCACCCGCCGCGACAACATCTGCTTCGACGGCCTTGCCCGCGTCTCGCACGTCACCGACGCCACCGACTGGCGCGTCGAGTATCCGTTCGTCGTGCTCTCGCCCGATACCGAGGCCGAAATGGCGCCGCTGGTGGCCGCCTGTATCGAGCTGGGGCTGACCGTCATCCCGCGCGGCGGCGGCACCGGCTACACCGGCGGCGCCGTGCCGCTGACCCCGATGAGCGCGGTCATCAACACCGAGAAGCTCGACCGCCATAACGGCGTCGAGCGGATGATGATCCCCGGCGTCGATCACGAGATCGCGACGATCCAGTGCGGCGCCGGCGTGGTCACCCGCCGGGTGATGGAAGCCGCCGAAGTAGCCGGGCTGGCGTTCGCGGTCGATCCGACCTCGGCCGACGCCTCGTGCATCGGCGGCAACGTCGCCATGAACGCCGGTGGCAAGAAGGCCGTGCTGTGGGGCACCGCGCTCGACAACCTCGTCAGCTGGAAGATGGTCGACCCGGACGGCAACTGGAAATTCATCGAGCGGCTCGATCACAACCTCGGCAAGATCCACGACGCGCCGCAGGCAAGCTTCCGCGTCACCACCTACAAGCCCGACGGCAAGACGGTGCTGAACGAAGACACGCTGGTGATTCCGGGCTCACGCTTCCGCAAGGAAGGGCTGGGCAAGGACGTCACCGACAAATTCCTCGCCGGCCTGCCGGGCGTACAGAAGGAAGGCACCGACGGGCTGATCACCAGCGCCCGCTTCGTGCTGCACCGGATGCCGGCGCACGTGCGTACCGTTTGCCTCGAGTTCTTCGGCGAAGTCAGCCGCGCCGTGCCGTCGATCGTCGAGATCAAGGATTACCTCGACGCGCATCCGAAGGTGCTGCTCGCCGGGCTGGAACACCTCGACTGGCGCTATGTGCGCGCCGTCGGTTACGCCAGCAAGGCCAAGAGCCGTGGCCGGCCGAAGATGGTGCTGATCGCCGACCTGGTCTCGGACGATGAAAACGCCGTCGGCGAAGCCGCGTCGCAAGTGGTCAAGCTCGCCAACGCCCGCAGTGGCGAAGGCTTTATCGCCGTCAGCGCCGAAATGCGCAAGAAGTTCTGGCTCGATCGCGCCCGTACCGCGGCGATCTCCAAGCACACCAACGCCTTCAAGATCAACGAAGACGTGGTGATTCCGCTGCCACGCCTCGGCGAATACTCGGATGCGATCGAACGGATCAATATCGAGCTGTCGATCGACAACAAGCTCGAGCTGATCGACAAACTGACCGATTTCTTCGAGCAAGGCATCCTGCCGGTCGACTTCGCCGACTCGCCGCTGTCGCGCGACGCGCTGATCGGCGACCGCCGCGCCGCCGCGCTCGAACTGATCAGCCGCGCCCGCACGCATTGGACGTGGATACGCGAACACCTCGACGACGCCTTCGAGGCCTACACCAGCGCGTTTCCGACCATGCCGCTCGAGCGCGAGCTGGAAGCCGGCGAAGCGCCGCAAAGCGTGTTTATCGCCCTGCGCGACGTCGTGCTGCGCGTGTCGTACAAACGCGAGCTGCTGACCGACTTCGAGGCGATGTTCTCCAGCCGCAACGACAAGCCGCTGCTCGACGCGGTGATTGCGATCCAGCAGCAGGTGCTCAAGGGCCGCACCTGGGTCGCACTGCACATGCACGCCGGCGACGGCAACGTCCACACCAATATCCCGGTGAACTCGGACGACTACGCCATGCTGCAGCGCGCGCACCACGCGGTCGCGCGCATCATGGCGGTGGCGCGCGAGCTGAACGGGGTGATCTCGGGCGAACACGGCATCGGCATCACCAAGTACGAGTTCCTGACGCGTGAAGAACTCGCGCCGTTCGAGGCGTACAAGCAAAAGATCGACCCGGAAGGCCGCTTCAACAAGGGCAAGTTGCTGCCCGGTTCCGACCTGACCAATGCCTACACGCCGTCGTTCAGCCTGCTGGGCGCCGAGTCGCTGATCCTCGAGCAATCGGATATCGGCAATATCGCCGACTCGATCAAGGATTGCCTGCGCTGCGGCAAGTGCAAGCCGGTCTGTACCACCCACGTGCCGCGCGCCAATCTTTTGTACAGCCCGCGCAACAAGATCCTCGCCACCGGGCTGTTGACCGAAGCCTTCCTGTACGAAGAGCAGACCCGCCGTGGCGTGTCGCTCAAGCACTTTGAAGAGCTCGGCGACGTTGCCGACCATTGCACCGTGTGCCACCGCTGCGTGAATCCGTGCCCGGTGAAGATCGACTTCGGCGATGTCTCGGTCGCGATGCGTAACTTCCTCAGGAAGGAAGGCCAGAAGAAATTCAACCCGGGCACCGCGCTCGGCATGGCCTTCCTCACCGCCAAGGATCCGGCGACGATCAAGTTGCTGCGCGCCGGCATGATCGGCATCGGCTACAAGGCGCAGCGCCTCGGCCATACGCTGGCCAAGCGTTTCGGCCTCTTGAAGGGCGTCACCAAGCAGCCGCCGGCGACGCTCGGCACCGCACCGATCAAGACGCAGATCATTCACTTCGTCAACAAGCCGCTACCGGCCAAGGTGCCGCTGAGAACGGCGCGCGGCATGCTCGATGTCGAAGACTCGAGCATCGTGCCGGTGATCCGCGATCCGGAAAGCCGTCAGGAAGACCGCGAATCGGTGTTTTACTTCCCCGGCTGCGGCTCGGAGCGGCTGTTCTCGCAGGTCGGCCTTGCGACGCAGGCGATGCTCTGGCACGTCGGCACCACCACGGTGCTGCCGCCGGGCTATCTGTGCTGCGGCTACCCGCAGGCCTCAAGCGGCTACGGCGACAAGGGCGAGAAGATCACCACCGAGAACCGGGTGTTGTTCCACCGCGTTGCCAACACGCTGAACTATCTTGATATCAAGACGGTGATCGTGTCATGCGGCACCTGTATGGATCAGCTGATGAAGTACCAGTTCGAGCAGATCTTCCCGGGCTGCCGGCTGCTGGACATCCACGAATATCTGCTTGAAAAGGGCGTAAAGCTCGATGGTGTCAGCGGCGAGCGCTATATGTATCACGAGCCTTGCCATACGCCGATGAAGCAGTACAAGGGCATCGACGTCGCCAACCAGCTGATGGGCACGCGCGTCGATCTGAACGACCGTTGCTGCGGCGAATCGGGCACTTTCGCGGTCGCCCGGCCGGATATCGCCACGCAAGTGCGTTTCCGCAAGCAGGAGGAAATGCAGCAGGGTGCCGACAAGCTGCGTGCCGAAGTCGCGGTCGCCGATGCCAAGCAGCCGGTCAAGGTACTGACCAGCTGCCCGTCTTGCCTGCAGGGACTACAGCGTTACGACAACGATACCGATACCAGCGCCGACTACATCGTGGTGGAAATGGCCAAGAAAATCCTCGGGCAGGACTGGCAGGCAGAGTACGTCGCCAAGGCGCGCAACGGCGGGATCGAGCGCGTGCTGCTCTGA
- a CDS encoding tetratricopeptide repeat protein: MIDLRALLDRIRRIIPSQTVEAIAQAAQVRELARQQSQPLAEAEALLLHGQAMLMYGRYEKGRTALMASLEIGRGIELGTLHGEALQQIARSYYSQGDYDRTAECWLACLALPPERVSPDVRCLAHIGLGQLLYAQEQYEAALAHHRHAVTLTLRPELSLYHAAALINVAADLLQLSQIDDAEAILDQALPLVQLSRHVEHEAELYGLQAQIRLARGDFERAQRHLRVALKLSRLHGNGWGEAYNLITLGRCSLAAGNFEHARDELTQALALAETMGTTSLAARAHEVLAELFERLGHATDAQRHLGLFRELRAQLLNQLSAARFATMELRLAN, encoded by the coding sequence ATGATCGACCTCCGCGCACTGCTTGATCGTATCCGCCGCATCATTCCGTCCCAAACCGTCGAGGCCATCGCGCAGGCGGCGCAGGTTCGCGAGCTGGCGCGACAACAATCGCAACCCCTGGCCGAAGCCGAAGCCCTGTTGCTGCACGGTCAGGCCATGCTGATGTACGGTCGCTACGAGAAAGGTCGCACCGCGCTGATGGCATCATTGGAAATCGGCCGCGGCATCGAACTTGGCACCCTGCATGGCGAAGCGCTGCAGCAGATCGCGCGCTCTTATTATTCCCAAGGCGATTACGATCGCACCGCAGAATGCTGGCTCGCCTGCCTTGCGCTGCCGCCCGAGCGGGTCAGCCCTGATGTCCGCTGCCTCGCACACATCGGCCTCGGCCAATTGCTGTACGCGCAGGAGCAATACGAAGCCGCGCTGGCGCATCATCGGCACGCGGTCACGCTGACCCTCCGCCCGGAGCTAAGCCTTTATCATGCGGCGGCACTTATCAACGTCGCCGCCGATCTGCTGCAACTGAGCCAGATCGATGACGCCGAAGCGATACTCGATCAGGCGCTGCCCCTGGTGCAACTCTCCCGGCATGTTGAACACGAAGCCGAGCTCTACGGTTTGCAGGCGCAGATCCGGCTGGCGCGGGGCGACTTCGAACGTGCGCAACGCCATCTGCGCGTGGCGCTCAAGCTCAGCCGCCTGCACGGCAATGGCTGGGGTGAGGCTTACAACCTGATCACCCTCGGCCGCTGCAGCCTGGCCGCCGGCAATTTCGAACATGCGCGCGACGAATTGACCCAAGCACTGGCACTGGCCGAAACCATGGGCACAACCAGTCTGGCCGCCCGGGCTCACGAAGTACTGGCCGAACTGTTCGAGCGCCTTGGCCACGCGACTGACGCGCAGCGCCATCTCGGCCTGTTTCGCGAGCTGCGCGCGCAGCTTTTGAACCAGCTCTCGGCGGCGCGGTTTGCGACGATGGAACTGCGGCTGGCAAACTGA
- a CDS encoding nucleoside recognition domain-containing protein, with protein sequence MLNRIWAGFILLAFAAACVQGFALGQHDVFAAMTRAMFDAAKLGFEVALGLTGVMTLWLGIMKIGEAAGLIAALARLLGPLFSRLFPGVPAGHPALGAMTMNIAANMLGLDNAATPLGLKAMKELQTLNPSPDTATDAQVLFLVINTAAVTLFPVTIFAYRAQLGAADPTDIFVPLLIASFTATIAGVLLVGIRQRLRLYDPVVLAYLGGLSALIVGVAAWFLHLAPIERAAQSSLVSNFLLLAIVVIFIATALVRRVDVYESFIDGAKEGFKVAIGIIPYLVAMLLAIALLRASGALELLLSGLRHLVGMLGYDSRWVDGLPVGIMKSLSGSGARALMIDTMKTAGADSFAGRLVSILQGSSETTFYVLAVYFGSVGITKTRNAVSCGLFADAIGFAASVWVAYLFFA encoded by the coding sequence ATGCTCAACCGAATCTGGGCCGGCTTCATTTTGCTGGCATTCGCCGCCGCCTGTGTCCAGGGCTTCGCGCTCGGCCAACACGATGTGTTCGCGGCAATGACGCGGGCGATGTTCGATGCCGCCAAACTCGGTTTTGAAGTCGCACTCGGCCTGACCGGGGTAATGACGCTGTGGCTGGGCATCATGAAGATCGGCGAAGCCGCCGGGCTGATCGCCGCGCTGGCGCGCTTGCTCGGACCGCTGTTCTCGCGCCTGTTCCCCGGCGTGCCGGCCGGCCACCCGGCGCTTGGGGCGATGACGATGAATATCGCCGCCAATATGCTCGGCCTCGACAACGCCGCCACACCGCTGGGCCTGAAGGCGATGAAAGAGCTGCAAACGCTCAATCCGAGCCCCGACACCGCCACCGATGCCCAGGTGCTGTTTCTGGTCATCAACACCGCCGCGGTGACGCTGTTTCCGGTGACGATCTTTGCCTACCGCGCCCAACTCGGCGCGGCCGACCCGACCGACATTTTCGTACCGCTGCTGATCGCCAGCTTCACCGCCACCATCGCCGGCGTGCTGCTGGTCGGCATCCGCCAGCGGCTGCGGCTATACGATCCGGTGGTGCTCGCCTATCTGGGCGGCCTGAGCGCGTTGATCGTCGGTGTTGCCGCGTGGTTCCTGCATCTGGCACCCATCGAGCGCGCGGCACAGTCATCGCTGGTCAGCAACTTTCTGCTGCTCGCCATCGTGGTCATCTTCATTGCCACCGCGCTGGTACGCCGTGTCGACGTGTATGAAAGCTTTATCGATGGCGCCAAGGAGGGCTTCAAGGTCGCGATCGGCATCATCCCCTATCTTGTCGCCATGCTGCTTGCCATTGCACTGCTGCGTGCCAGCGGCGCGCTGGAGCTACTGCTGTCCGGCCTGCGCCATCTGGTCGGCATGCTCGGCTACGACAGCCGCTGGGTCGACGGCCTACCGGTCGGCATCATGAAATCGCTCTCGGGCAGCGGCGCGCGCGCACTGATGATAGACACGATGAAAACCGCCGGCGCCGATTCCTTCGCCGGCCGCTTGGTATCCATCCTGCAAGGTAGCAGTGAGACCACTTTCTACGTGCTGGCGGTGTACTTCGGCTCGGTCGGGATCACCAAAACCCGCAATGCGGTCAGCTGCGGCTTGTTCGCCGACGCCATCGGCTTTGCCGCCTCGGTGTGGGTGGCCTATCTGTTTTTTGCTTAA